A stretch of Episyrphus balteatus chromosome 2, idEpiBalt1.1, whole genome shotgun sequence DNA encodes these proteins:
- the LOC129908452 gene encoding tyrosine-protein phosphatase non-receptor type 61F isoform X3, translated as MTSTNSNCNSNTTSNSIIEAEYNEIESKGRNAWHITYQDIREKSEKEAKEKHFYTIESEKSQNRGLNRYRDVNPYDHSRIVLHRGKVDYINANLVKLERADRKYILTQGPLGDTVGHFWLMIWEQKTKAILMLNKLLEKKQIKCHQYWPDKKGADNAMKLIEVGLAVEYLRCEEYKNFSRRWFRLTDLESMQSREIIQFHYTNWPDFGIPSSPVAFLQFLKQVRDSGALEPDVGPAVVHCSAGIGRSGTFCLVDCCLVLIDKEGEDKVSVRDVLFEMRRYRMGLIQTADQLYFSYQAIIEGVKLLKDPSFMDYDEIPNIPKDEPLDETPPPLPRRTHSLPIGNGGAAIVNSKPLPTIPSSESCIEGFADFKNKDAINNFINSEKNSLESSTNADKAAPTTNTIDHRPLPPIPKQQQKSPDDCESQSDDDNDISEINDDDSDDDAGGNDNKDYEKLTNDMNKQSRDKSTSNLIDDNNQQLAKSNGIEMSSPSFENELKRRKRAERQANIEQKVNDIKRKQREVKESEETAKKRRRTK; from the exons GATATACGAGAAAAAAGCGAAAAAGaagcaaaagaaaaacatttctatACAATTGAATCGGAAAAGTCTCAGAATCGTGGTCTAAACAGATATCGAGATGTAAATCCTTATGATCACTCACGAATTGTTCTTCACAGAGGAAAAGTTGATTACATAAATGCAAATTTGGTTAAA ttGGAAAGAGCAGATCGTAAATATATATTGACACAAGGTCCACTTGGCGATACAGTTGGTCATTTTTGGCTTATGATCTGGgagcaaaaaacaaaagcaatacTAATGTTGAATAAACTATTGGAAAAGAAACAAATCAAATGTCATCAGTATTGGCCTGATAAAAAGGGCGCTGACAATgcaatgaaattaattgaagttGGCCTTGCCGTTGAGTATTTAAGATGTGAAGAGTACAAAAACTTTTCCCGCCGATGGTTTAG ACTGACAGATTTAGAATCAATGCAAAGCCGTGAGATTATACAATTCCATTATACGAATTGGCCTGATTTTGGTATTCCAAGTTCACCAGTTgcgtttttacaatttttaaaacaagtaAGAGATTCGGGCGCCTTGGAACCGGATGTTGGACCAGCTGTTGTACATTGTAGTGCTGGTATTGGACGTTCTGGGACATTTTGCCTAGTGGATTGCTGCTTGGTTTTG ATTGACAAAGAAGGTGAAGATAAGGTCTCTGTGCGAgatgttttatttgaaatgcGAAGATATCGCATGGGATTAATACAAACAGCAGatcaattatatttttcatatcAAGCAATCATTGAAGGTGTGAAGCTTCTCAAAGATCCG aGCTTTATGGATTATGATGAAATACCGAATATACCAAAGGATGAACCTTTGGACGAAACCCCACCGCCTCTGCCGCGTCGTACACATTCATTGCCAATTGGCAATGGTGGCGCTGCAATTGTTAACAGCAAACCCCTTCCAACCATACCGAGCAGTGAAAGTTGCATTGAAGGCTTTGCCGATTTCAAAAACAAAGACGCTATCAATAATTTCATAAATTCCGAAAAGAATTCATTAGAATCATCTACAAATGCAGACAAAGCTGCaccaacaacaaatactatagaTCATCGACCACTACCACCGATacccaaacaacaacaaaaatcccCTGATGATTGCGAATCACAAAGTGATGATGACAATGATATCTCCGAAATTAATGACGATGACAGTGACGATGATGCTGGTGGCAATGATAATAAGGATTATGAGAAATTAACAAATGACATGAACAAACAATCCAGAGATAAATCAACGTCGAATCTAATAGATGACAATAATCAACAGTTGGCGAAATCAAATGGCATTGAAATGAGCAGTCCTAG CTTTGAAAATGAACTCAAACGCCGAAAACGAGCCGAACGGCAGgcaaatattgaacaaaaagtcaatgatatcaaaagaaagcagCGCGAAGTCAAGGAGAGCGAAGAGACGGCGAAAAAACGAAG GCGTACAAAGTAA
- the LOC129908452 gene encoding tyrosine-protein phosphatase non-receptor type 61F isoform X2: protein MTSTNSNCNSNTTSNSIIEAEYNEIESKGRNAWHITYQDIREKSEKEAKEKHFYTIESEKSQNRGLNRYRDVNPYDHSRIVLHRGKVDYINANLVKLERADRKYILTQGPLGDTVGHFWLMIWEQKTKAILMLNKLLEKKQIKCHQYWPDKKGADNAMKLIEVGLAVEYLRCEEYKNFSRRWFRLTDLESMQSREIIQFHYTNWPDFGIPSSPVAFLQFLKQVRDSGALEPDVGPAVVHCSAGIGRSGTFCLVDCCLVLIDKEGEDKVSVRDVLFEMRRYRMGLIQTADQLYFSYQAIIEGVKLLKDPSFMDYDEIPNIPKDEPLDETPPPLPRRTHSLPIGNGGAAIVNSKPLPTIPSSESCIEGFADFKNKDAINNFINSEKNSLESSTNADKAAPTTNTIDHRPLPPIPKQQQKSPDDCESQSDDDNDISEINDDDSDDDAGGNDNKDYEKLTNDMNKQSRDKSTSNLIDDNNQQLAKSNGIEMSSPSFENELKRRKRAERQANIEQKVNDIKRKQREVKESEETAKKRRLIKKMKNKQK, encoded by the exons GATATACGAGAAAAAAGCGAAAAAGaagcaaaagaaaaacatttctatACAATTGAATCGGAAAAGTCTCAGAATCGTGGTCTAAACAGATATCGAGATGTAAATCCTTATGATCACTCACGAATTGTTCTTCACAGAGGAAAAGTTGATTACATAAATGCAAATTTGGTTAAA ttGGAAAGAGCAGATCGTAAATATATATTGACACAAGGTCCACTTGGCGATACAGTTGGTCATTTTTGGCTTATGATCTGGgagcaaaaaacaaaagcaatacTAATGTTGAATAAACTATTGGAAAAGAAACAAATCAAATGTCATCAGTATTGGCCTGATAAAAAGGGCGCTGACAATgcaatgaaattaattgaagttGGCCTTGCCGTTGAGTATTTAAGATGTGAAGAGTACAAAAACTTTTCCCGCCGATGGTTTAG ACTGACAGATTTAGAATCAATGCAAAGCCGTGAGATTATACAATTCCATTATACGAATTGGCCTGATTTTGGTATTCCAAGTTCACCAGTTgcgtttttacaatttttaaaacaagtaAGAGATTCGGGCGCCTTGGAACCGGATGTTGGACCAGCTGTTGTACATTGTAGTGCTGGTATTGGACGTTCTGGGACATTTTGCCTAGTGGATTGCTGCTTGGTTTTG ATTGACAAAGAAGGTGAAGATAAGGTCTCTGTGCGAgatgttttatttgaaatgcGAAGATATCGCATGGGATTAATACAAACAGCAGatcaattatatttttcatatcAAGCAATCATTGAAGGTGTGAAGCTTCTCAAAGATCCG aGCTTTATGGATTATGATGAAATACCGAATATACCAAAGGATGAACCTTTGGACGAAACCCCACCGCCTCTGCCGCGTCGTACACATTCATTGCCAATTGGCAATGGTGGCGCTGCAATTGTTAACAGCAAACCCCTTCCAACCATACCGAGCAGTGAAAGTTGCATTGAAGGCTTTGCCGATTTCAAAAACAAAGACGCTATCAATAATTTCATAAATTCCGAAAAGAATTCATTAGAATCATCTACAAATGCAGACAAAGCTGCaccaacaacaaatactatagaTCATCGACCACTACCACCGATacccaaacaacaacaaaaatcccCTGATGATTGCGAATCACAAAGTGATGATGACAATGATATCTCCGAAATTAATGACGATGACAGTGACGATGATGCTGGTGGCAATGATAATAAGGATTATGAGAAATTAACAAATGACATGAACAAACAATCCAGAGATAAATCAACGTCGAATCTAATAGATGACAATAATCAACAGTTGGCGAAATCAAATGGCATTGAAATGAGCAGTCCTAG CTTTGAAAATGAACTCAAACGCCGAAAACGAGCCGAACGGCAGgcaaatattgaacaaaaagtcaatgatatcaaaagaaagcagCGCGAAGTCAAGGAGAGCGAAGAGACGGCGAAAAAACGAAG actgattaaaaaaatgaaaaacaaacaaaaataa
- the LOC129908452 gene encoding tyrosine-protein phosphatase non-receptor type 61F isoform X1: MTSTNSNCNSNTTSNSIIEAEYNEIESKGRNAWHITYQDIREKSEKEAKEKHFYTIESEKSQNRGLNRYRDVNPYDHSRIVLHRGKVDYINANLVKLERADRKYILTQGPLGDTVGHFWLMIWEQKTKAILMLNKLLEKKQIKCHQYWPDKKGADNAMKLIEVGLAVEYLRCEEYKNFSRRWFRLTDLESMQSREIIQFHYTNWPDFGIPSSPVAFLQFLKQVRDSGALEPDVGPAVVHCSAGIGRSGTFCLVDCCLVLIDKEGEDKVSVRDVLFEMRRYRMGLIQTADQLYFSYQAIIEGVKLLKDPSFMDYDEIPNIPKDEPLDETPPPLPRRTHSLPIGNGGAAIVNSKPLPTIPSSESCIEGFADFKNKDAINNFINSEKNSLESSTNADKAAPTTNTIDHRPLPPIPKQQQKSPDDCESQSDDDNDISEINDDDSDDDAGGNDNKDYEKLTNDMNKQSRDKSTSNLIDDNNQQLAKSNGIEMSSPSFENELKRRKRAERQANIEQKVNDIKRKQREVKESEETAKKRRSIVKYIAAGVIVGVLCVYAYSKLA; the protein is encoded by the exons GATATACGAGAAAAAAGCGAAAAAGaagcaaaagaaaaacatttctatACAATTGAATCGGAAAAGTCTCAGAATCGTGGTCTAAACAGATATCGAGATGTAAATCCTTATGATCACTCACGAATTGTTCTTCACAGAGGAAAAGTTGATTACATAAATGCAAATTTGGTTAAA ttGGAAAGAGCAGATCGTAAATATATATTGACACAAGGTCCACTTGGCGATACAGTTGGTCATTTTTGGCTTATGATCTGGgagcaaaaaacaaaagcaatacTAATGTTGAATAAACTATTGGAAAAGAAACAAATCAAATGTCATCAGTATTGGCCTGATAAAAAGGGCGCTGACAATgcaatgaaattaattgaagttGGCCTTGCCGTTGAGTATTTAAGATGTGAAGAGTACAAAAACTTTTCCCGCCGATGGTTTAG ACTGACAGATTTAGAATCAATGCAAAGCCGTGAGATTATACAATTCCATTATACGAATTGGCCTGATTTTGGTATTCCAAGTTCACCAGTTgcgtttttacaatttttaaaacaagtaAGAGATTCGGGCGCCTTGGAACCGGATGTTGGACCAGCTGTTGTACATTGTAGTGCTGGTATTGGACGTTCTGGGACATTTTGCCTAGTGGATTGCTGCTTGGTTTTG ATTGACAAAGAAGGTGAAGATAAGGTCTCTGTGCGAgatgttttatttgaaatgcGAAGATATCGCATGGGATTAATACAAACAGCAGatcaattatatttttcatatcAAGCAATCATTGAAGGTGTGAAGCTTCTCAAAGATCCG aGCTTTATGGATTATGATGAAATACCGAATATACCAAAGGATGAACCTTTGGACGAAACCCCACCGCCTCTGCCGCGTCGTACACATTCATTGCCAATTGGCAATGGTGGCGCTGCAATTGTTAACAGCAAACCCCTTCCAACCATACCGAGCAGTGAAAGTTGCATTGAAGGCTTTGCCGATTTCAAAAACAAAGACGCTATCAATAATTTCATAAATTCCGAAAAGAATTCATTAGAATCATCTACAAATGCAGACAAAGCTGCaccaacaacaaatactatagaTCATCGACCACTACCACCGATacccaaacaacaacaaaaatcccCTGATGATTGCGAATCACAAAGTGATGATGACAATGATATCTCCGAAATTAATGACGATGACAGTGACGATGATGCTGGTGGCAATGATAATAAGGATTATGAGAAATTAACAAATGACATGAACAAACAATCCAGAGATAAATCAACGTCGAATCTAATAGATGACAATAATCAACAGTTGGCGAAATCAAATGGCATTGAAATGAGCAGTCCTAG CTTTGAAAATGAACTCAAACGCCGAAAACGAGCCGAACGGCAGgcaaatattgaacaaaaagtcaatgatatcaaaagaaagcagCGCGAAGTCAAGGAGAGCGAAGAGACGGCGAAAAAACGAAGGTCAATAGTTAAATATATAGCCGCAGGCGTCATAGTCGGTGTGCTTTGTGTGTATGCTTATTCGAAATTGGCATAA